From a region of the Halolamina sp. CBA1230 genome:
- a CDS encoding CBS domain-containing protein, protein MNASDVMTADVETVAPDDEVGEVLARLADVNFSGFPVVDEGRLVGIVTEGDLVDLFEVDDRVLWIPIGIPPIVDTLTYAIDLPGDDVDIAAHADDPISSVMTEDPVTVDADASLDALLDLLADPERDINRLPVLDGDELVGIITRQDLLRGLRAERDAAGVAA, encoded by the coding sequence ATGAACGCATCCGACGTGATGACCGCCGACGTGGAGACGGTCGCGCCCGACGACGAGGTGGGCGAGGTGCTCGCCCGCCTCGCGGACGTGAACTTCAGCGGATTCCCGGTCGTCGACGAGGGGCGCCTCGTCGGGATCGTCACCGAGGGCGACCTCGTCGACCTGTTCGAGGTCGACGACCGCGTGCTCTGGATCCCGATCGGCATCCCGCCGATCGTCGACACGCTGACGTACGCGATCGACCTGCCGGGCGACGACGTGGATATCGCCGCCCACGCCGACGACCCGATCAGCTCCGTGATGACGGAGGACCCCGTGACCGTCGACGCGGACGCGAGCCTCGACGCCCTGCTCGACCTGCTCGCGGACCCCGAACGCGACATCAACCGACTGCCCGTGCTCGACGGCGACGAACTGGTCGGCATCATCACCCGCCAGGACCTGCTTCGCGGGCTCCGAGCCGAGCGCGATGCCGCCGGCGTCGCGGCCTGA
- a CDS encoding DMT family transporter, with protein sequence MTRYRNLALFLVLAAVWGSAFMAIKAGLDAGFPPVLFAAVRYDIAGVLMLCYAWWVLDDPVPRGRDQWATVAVGGGLLIAAYHAFLFVGEADDAVTSASAAVLVGLSPILTTGFARLFLPEERLRFAGILGLLLGLTGAVVLADPDPSNLLAGGMVAKLLIVAAAGSFALGAVLTRWIDSDLPVEAMEAWSMLLGALLMHVVSAGLGESIGDVPVTLPTVASLGYLSVLASALGFLIYFDLLDRLGPIEINLVSYVSPVFAAISGWLVLDEVVTVGTIAGFLLIIVGFALLKRRAIATELDHIRAG encoded by the coding sequence GTGACTCGTTACCGGAACCTCGCGCTCTTTCTCGTTCTCGCTGCGGTCTGGGGCTCGGCGTTCATGGCGATCAAAGCCGGGCTTGACGCCGGCTTCCCCCCGGTGCTGTTCGCTGCGGTGCGCTACGACATCGCGGGCGTGCTGATGCTTTGCTACGCGTGGTGGGTACTCGACGACCCAGTGCCCCGCGGGCGCGACCAGTGGGCGACCGTCGCCGTCGGCGGGGGGCTGCTGATCGCGGCGTACCACGCGTTCCTGTTCGTCGGCGAGGCCGACGACGCCGTCACGAGTGCGTCGGCGGCGGTGCTCGTGGGGCTGAGCCCGATCCTGACGACCGGCTTCGCCCGGCTGTTCCTCCCGGAGGAGCGACTCCGGTTTGCGGGGATCCTGGGGCTGCTACTCGGGCTGACTGGTGCGGTCGTGCTCGCGGATCCCGACCCGTCGAACCTGCTCGCGGGCGGGATGGTGGCGAAGCTGCTGATCGTCGCCGCCGCCGGCTCGTTCGCGCTGGGCGCCGTGCTCACCCGCTGGATCGACAGCGACCTCCCCGTCGAGGCGATGGAGGCGTGGTCGATGCTGCTCGGCGCGCTGTTGATGCACGTCGTGAGCGCCGGGCTCGGTGAGTCGATCGGTGACGTACCGGTGACGCTGCCGACGGTCGCGAGCCTGGGCTACCTCTCGGTGCTCGCCAGCGCGCTGGGCTTTCTGATCTACTTCGACCTGCTGGATCGACTCGGGCCGATCGAGATCAACCTCGTCTCCTACGTCTCGCCGGTGTTCGCGGCGATCTCGGGCTGGCTGGTGCTCGACGAGGTGGTGACAGTCGGGACGATCGCCGGGTTCCTGCTGATCATCGTCGGCTTCGCGCTGCTGAAACGCCGCGCGATCGCGACCGAACTCGACCACATCCGCGCCGGCTAG
- a CDS encoding amidohydrolase family protein, producing MKYIDCGTLVDGTGKDPIDDARILVENDRIVEVGPGEAVSVPDDADRVDHSSETVTPGLIDAHLHLKGSRSMEPFDWIQESTELATARATADVRTLLEAGFTAIRDVGSEAGLPVRRAIDDGTIPGPRVFTSGSSFSQTAGHGDRHYLPYEWAKSDAAGGSQIVDGADECRKGARERIREGADLIKIMTTGGVLSEKDTPSQSQFTDDEIRAFTEEAHRVGIPVASHAQGAPGIKAALRNGVDTIEHGFYIDGECLDLFAETGATFVPTLSIVHRLVERGDEFGVPEYGMRKARDANEAHFEATRRAYEAGVPIALGTDFLGPEPVAHGENALEAELFVEEVGMSEHEAIVAGTGTAAETVPAADIGTLTVGNHADLVAFEESPLSDITNLYEPTTVYKDGEPV from the coding sequence ATGAAGTACATCGACTGCGGAACCCTCGTCGACGGGACCGGGAAGGACCCGATCGACGACGCGCGGATCCTCGTCGAGAACGACCGGATCGTCGAAGTCGGCCCCGGAGAGGCGGTCTCGGTGCCCGACGACGCCGATCGGGTTGACCACTCCAGCGAGACCGTAACCCCGGGGCTGATCGACGCCCACCTCCACCTCAAGGGGAGCCGGTCGATGGAGCCGTTCGACTGGATTCAGGAATCGACGGAACTCGCCACCGCGCGGGCGACCGCCGACGTTCGGACGCTGCTGGAGGCGGGGTTCACGGCGATCCGGGACGTGGGCAGCGAGGCCGGCCTGCCAGTCCGTCGGGCGATCGACGACGGCACGATCCCCGGGCCGCGGGTGTTCACCAGCGGCAGCAGCTTCTCCCAGACCGCGGGCCACGGCGACCGCCACTACCTCCCCTACGAGTGGGCAAAAAGCGACGCCGCCGGCGGGAGTCAGATCGTCGACGGCGCCGACGAGTGCCGGAAGGGTGCCCGCGAGCGCATCCGCGAGGGCGCCGACCTGATCAAGATCATGACCACCGGCGGCGTGCTGAGCGAGAAGGACACCCCCAGCCAGAGCCAGTTCACCGACGACGAGATCCGGGCGTTCACCGAGGAGGCCCATCGCGTCGGCATCCCGGTTGCTTCCCACGCACAGGGGGCGCCGGGGATCAAGGCCGCGCTCCGGAACGGCGTCGACACGATCGAACACGGGTTCTACATCGACGGGGAGTGTCTCGATCTGTTCGCGGAGACCGGCGCGACGTTCGTCCCGACGCTGTCGATCGTCCACCGGCTCGTCGAACGCGGCGACGAGTTCGGCGTCCCCGAGTACGGGATGCGGAAGGCCCGGGACGCGAACGAGGCACACTTCGAGGCGACCCGGCGGGCGTACGAGGCAGGCGTCCCGATCGCGCTGGGGACGGACTTCCTCGGGCCGGAGCCGGTAGCCCACGGCGAGAACGCGCTCGAAGCCGAACTGTTCGTCGAAGAAGTCGGCATGAGCGAACACGAGGCCATCGTCGCCGGTACGGGGACCGCGGCGGAGACGGTGCCCGCGGCGGATATCGGCACGCTCACGGTCGGGAACCACGCCGACCTCGTCGCGTTCGAGGAGTCGCCGCTGTCGGACATCACGAACCTCTACGAGCCGACGACGGTGTACAAGGACGGCGAACCGGTGTGA
- a CDS encoding DUF1684 domain-containing protein gives MSDSEAGEWETQLRQNREEKDQFFAEHPQSPVPPEERDEFDGLDYFDPAPEFRVDAEVTVHDDPEPVEMETTNGPPTRYLRVATFAFELRGEDCELHAYRQENSDDDTLFVPFRDKTTGQQTYSGGRYMEFEPEGELETGDTVTLDFNLAYSPFCAFSETFACPLPPEENWLEVVVPAGEKKPELGED, from the coding sequence ATGAGCGACTCAGAGGCCGGGGAGTGGGAGACACAGCTCCGGCAGAACCGCGAGGAGAAAGACCAGTTCTTCGCCGAGCACCCGCAGTCGCCGGTGCCGCCGGAGGAGCGCGACGAGTTCGACGGCCTCGACTACTTCGACCCGGCCCCCGAGTTCCGGGTCGACGCCGAGGTGACCGTCCACGACGACCCCGAGCCGGTGGAGATGGAGACCACAAACGGCCCGCCGACTCGTTACCTCCGGGTCGCAACGTTCGCGTTCGAACTCCGGGGCGAGGACTGCGAACTCCACGCCTACCGGCAGGAGAACAGCGACGACGATACGCTGTTCGTCCCGTTCCGGGACAAGACGACCGGCCAGCAGACGTACTCCGGGGGGCGCTACATGGAGTTCGAACCGGAGGGGGAACTGGAGACGGGCGACACGGTGACGCTCGACTTCAACCTCGCGTACTCGCCGTTCTGTGCGTTCAGCGAGACGTTCGCCTGTCCGCTGCCGCCCGAGGAGAACTGGCTGGAGGTGGTGGTGCCGGCCGGCGAGAAGAAACCCGAACTCGGCGAGGACTGA
- a CDS encoding small ribosomal subunit Rsm22 family protein: MSVDRERLRDTVNYLREVRPIDPAEIQEYFDETPHPAVIRQELRAAAFDLDLVEREDGTFVPASDAPVAPPGWEPETLPKQYERVVVDRLVEEFGLDWSDGESGDELREAIRRLKADYYHGNPVEYDETAALGYAIYHLPDYYAATGYVLDDLAENDDLPRKLRVLDVGAGVGGPALALIDYLHDAVGEDEDEPPLIEYHALEPSPAADLLEALLEETPRNVRTTVHRERAEDFDPESVGDVDLLTFCNVLSELSDPAATADRYLDAVAADGTLLAMAPADLETATGLREVERTLARPDSGPSVYSPTLRLWPDESPSDRGWSFDVRSDIEAPRMQQQLDQSERGEGGGGEGNEPGTFTKTSVQFAYALLRPDGKRRSPVAASADRHAKAAEMERHVSNRIDLLTVKLSPDLSRQGEREREYGSDPNPVFKIGDGSEDVEQYAVVTQHTELNRALGEAEYGAVLSMENALALWNDDEAAYNLVVDGETVVDLVVP; this comes from the coding sequence ATGAGCGTCGACCGCGAGCGCCTCCGGGACACCGTGAACTACCTTCGGGAGGTCCGCCCGATCGACCCCGCGGAGATCCAAGAGTACTTCGACGAGACCCCCCACCCCGCGGTGATCCGGCAGGAGCTCCGGGCCGCGGCGTTCGACCTCGACCTCGTCGAACGCGAGGACGGCACGTTCGTCCCGGCCAGCGACGCGCCCGTCGCGCCGCCGGGCTGGGAACCCGAGACGTTGCCGAAACAGTACGAACGCGTCGTCGTCGACCGACTCGTCGAGGAGTTCGGCCTCGACTGGTCCGACGGGGAGTCAGGCGACGAACTCCGCGAGGCGATCCGCCGGCTCAAGGCCGACTACTACCACGGCAACCCCGTCGAGTACGACGAAACCGCGGCGCTGGGGTACGCGATCTACCACCTGCCGGACTACTACGCCGCGACGGGGTACGTGCTCGACGACCTCGCGGAGAACGACGACCTCCCCCGGAAGCTCCGCGTGCTGGACGTGGGCGCCGGCGTCGGTGGGCCCGCGCTGGCGCTGATCGACTACCTACATGACGCGGTCGGTGAGGACGAAGACGAACCCCCCCTCATCGAGTACCACGCGTTGGAGCCCTCGCCTGCGGCGGACCTGCTCGAAGCACTGCTCGAGGAGACGCCGCGGAACGTCCGGACCACGGTCCACCGCGAGCGGGCGGAGGATTTCGACCCCGAGTCGGTGGGTGACGTGGACCTGCTCACGTTCTGTAACGTGCTCTCGGAGCTCTCGGACCCCGCGGCGACGGCGGACCGCTACCTCGACGCGGTCGCGGCGGACGGCACGCTGCTCGCGATGGCGCCCGCGGATCTGGAGACGGCGACGGGGCTCCGGGAGGTCGAGCGGACGCTCGCCCGGCCGGACTCGGGGCCGTCGGTGTACTCGCCGACGCTCCGGCTCTGGCCCGACGAGTCACCCTCGGATCGCGGCTGGTCGTTCGACGTCCGGTCCGACATCGAGGCGCCGCGGATGCAGCAGCAGTTGGACCAGAGCGAGCGCGGCGAGGGTGGCGGCGGCGAGGGGAACGAACCCGGCACGTTCACGAAAACGTCGGTGCAGTTCGCCTACGCGCTCCTGCGCCCCGACGGGAAGCGCCGCAGTCCGGTGGCTGCCTCCGCGGATCGCCACGCCAAGGCCGCGGAGATGGAGCGCCACGTCAGCAACCGGATCGACCTGCTGACGGTGAAGCTCAGTCCGGATCTGAGCCGGCAGGGCGAGCGCGAACGGGAGTACGGCAGCGACCCCAACCCCGTGTTCAAGATCGGCGACGGGAGCGAGGACGTCGAGCAGTACGCGGTAGTGACCCAGCACACGGAGCTGAACCGTGCGCTGGGCGAGGCCGAGTACGGCGCGGTGCTGTCGATGGAGAACGCGCTCGCGCTGTGGAACGACGACGAGGCGGCGTACAACCTGGTCGTCGACGGCGAGACGGTCGTGGATCTGGTCGTTCCCTAG
- a CDS encoding prephenate dehydrogenase/arogenate dehydrogenase family protein, whose amino-acid sequence MTLCIVGAGAMGRWLAGTLADASPAVEFAFADIDAAAAAEASDTFDAETVALAGGTPTADRTFDTVALTVPIPVVEAAVADWAPYAESAMLDLSGVMAEPMAAMREHLPDRERASLHPLFAPPRAPGNVALVADNVGPTLEPLLDALREAGNELFETTPAEHDDAMSTVQAKTHAAVLAWALAGDDVREEFHTPVSADLRDLAATVTGGDAGVYADIQDAFGGAEAVAEAARGVADADREGFETLYDEAADAVDGGER is encoded by the coding sequence ATGACGCTCTGTATCGTCGGCGCCGGCGCGATGGGGCGCTGGCTGGCCGGGACGCTCGCCGACGCCTCGCCGGCGGTCGAGTTCGCGTTCGCCGACATCGACGCCGCAGCGGCGGCTGAGGCCTCCGACACGTTCGACGCCGAGACGGTCGCGCTGGCGGGCGGGACGCCGACGGCGGACCGGACGTTCGACACCGTCGCGCTGACGGTCCCCATCCCCGTCGTCGAGGCGGCTGTCGCGGACTGGGCACCGTACGCCGAGAGCGCGATGCTCGACCTCTCGGGCGTGATGGCCGAGCCGATGGCCGCCATGCGCGAACACCTGCCCGACCGCGAGCGCGCGAGCCTCCACCCGCTGTTCGCTCCCCCGCGTGCGCCGGGCAACGTCGCGCTCGTCGCCGACAACGTCGGTCCGACGCTCGAACCGCTACTGGACGCGCTCCGCGAGGCGGGCAACGAGCTGTTCGAGACCACGCCAGCGGAGCACGACGACGCCATGTCGACCGTGCAGGCGAAGACCCACGCCGCCGTGCTCGCGTGGGCGCTCGCCGGCGACGACGTGCGCGAGGAGTTCCACACGCCCGTCTCGGCCGACCTCCGCGATCTCGCCGCGACGGTAACCGGCGGCGACGCCGGGGTGTACGCCGACATCCAGGACGCCTTCGGCGGCGCTGAGGCCGTCGCCGAGGCCGCTCGTGGGGTCGCCGACGCCGACCGCGAAGGGTTCGAAACGCTGTACGACGAGGCCGCCGACGCCGTCGACGGGGGTGAGCGATGA
- a CDS encoding Xaa-Pro peptidase family protein: MEIDTTALDDYLDEQDLDGYAVYADGDDSTQRYLSGFDAPDPFFTVYTPDETALLTSGLEYGRASKEARGTVDRTSEYDYQGLREEHDSGVARAKMQAAFLDAHGVGSVAVPDTFPVGAADGLREEGVALAVDSEGVVDDIRAVKTDEEIEHVREATVANEKSMQACEELLDAAEVRSGVLYYEDEPLTSERVKTEIEVTLLEHGCALDETIVACGVDAADPHDRGSGPLEAGQPIIVDIFPRSKATGYHSDMTRTFVKGEASETIREWYELTQEAKRAAFRELEAGATGADVHAAVCDVYERAGYPTLRDDPSTETGFIHSTGHGVGLDVHEKPSLSPRGGELEAGQIVTIEPGLYHPEHGGVRIEDIAVVTEEGYENFNEYPEQLEL; this comes from the coding sequence ATGGAGATCGACACCACCGCTCTCGACGACTACCTCGACGAGCAGGATCTCGACGGGTACGCGGTGTACGCCGACGGCGACGACTCGACGCAGCGCTACCTCTCCGGCTTCGACGCGCCGGACCCCTTCTTCACGGTGTACACGCCCGACGAGACCGCCCTCCTCACCTCGGGCCTGGAGTACGGCCGCGCCTCGAAGGAGGCCCGCGGCACGGTCGACCGCACCTCAGAGTACGACTACCAGGGGCTCCGGGAGGAACACGATTCGGGTGTCGCCCGGGCGAAGATGCAGGCCGCCTTTCTGGACGCCCACGGCGTCGGCTCCGTCGCCGTACCCGACACGTTCCCCGTCGGCGCGGCGGACGGCCTGCGTGAGGAGGGCGTCGCGCTCGCGGTGGACTCCGAGGGCGTCGTGGACGACATCCGCGCGGTGAAGACCGACGAGGAGATCGAGCACGTCCGGGAGGCCACGGTCGCGAACGAGAAGTCGATGCAGGCCTGTGAGGAGCTGCTCGACGCTGCCGAAGTCCGGAGCGGCGTGCTCTACTACGAGGACGAACCGCTCACCAGCGAGCGCGTGAAAACCGAGATCGAGGTCACGCTGCTCGAACACGGCTGTGCGCTGGACGAGACGATCGTCGCCTGCGGCGTCGACGCCGCGGACCCCCACGACCGCGGCAGCGGGCCGCTGGAGGCGGGCCAGCCCATCATCGTCGACATCTTCCCGCGGAGCAAGGCGACGGGCTACCACTCGGATATGACCCGGACGTTCGTCAAGGGCGAGGCAAGCGAGACGATCCGGGAGTGGTACGAGCTCACCCAGGAGGCCAAACGCGCGGCGTTCCGGGAACTGGAGGCCGGCGCGACCGGCGCGGACGTGCACGCGGCGGTGTGTGACGTGTACGAGCGCGCCGGCTACCCGACGCTCCGGGACGATCCGTCGACGGAGACGGGGTTCATCCACAGCACCGGTCACGGCGTGGGGTTGGACGTCCACGAGAAGCCGTCGCTGTCGCCGAGGGGTGGGGAACTCGAGGCCGGACAGATCGTGACGATCGAACCCGGGCTGTACCATCCTGAACACGGCGGGGTGCGGATCGAGGACATCGCGGTGGTGACGGAGGAGGGGTACGAGAACTTCAACGAGTATCCGGAACAGTTGGAGCTATGA
- the dph2 gene encoding diphthamide biosynthesis enzyme Dph2: MSQDAAGDATTEGDLRNTGMSLRHDREWDYELERIIEEIEEKDAKKVGLQFPEGLKRRGPAVADDLRELAPDDVTFMLSGQPCYGACDLDTFLMRRTDVFVHFGHSPMKNSEKIIYVPLFSNVDPFPMMEEALEELPEDDVGLVTTAQHMNLFDDMKEWLEDEGYDVHTRRGDDRLTHEGQVLGCNYASADIDADQVLYVGGGKFHPLGLAMEHPDKKVVICDPVNNVVTVADTEKFMKQRYGAVHRAMDAEKWGVIFCTKIGQGRWETAERIVDENENAYLITMDEVTPDRLRNFDMDAFVNTGCPRITTDDGPQFHKPMLTPGEYEIAIGNKPLDELSFDTFHGTW; this comes from the coding sequence ATGAGTCAGGACGCTGCGGGCGACGCGACGACAGAGGGAGATCTCCGGAACACGGGGATGTCCCTGCGCCACGACCGGGAGTGGGACTACGAGCTGGAGCGCATCATCGAGGAGATCGAGGAGAAAGACGCCAAGAAGGTGGGGCTGCAGTTCCCCGAGGGGCTGAAGCGGCGCGGTCCCGCGGTCGCCGACGACCTGCGTGAGCTCGCGCCCGACGACGTGACGTTCATGCTGTCGGGCCAGCCCTGCTACGGTGCCTGCGACCTCGACACGTTCCTGATGCGACGGACGGACGTGTTCGTCCACTTCGGCCACTCGCCGATGAAGAACTCCGAGAAGATCATCTACGTGCCGCTGTTCTCCAACGTCGACCCGTTCCCGATGATGGAGGAGGCACTGGAGGAGCTCCCCGAGGACGACGTCGGCCTCGTCACGACGGCCCAGCACATGAACCTCTTCGACGACATGAAGGAGTGGCTGGAGGACGAGGGGTACGACGTCCACACTCGGAGGGGCGACGACCGGCTCACCCACGAGGGGCAGGTGCTCGGCTGCAACTACGCCTCCGCGGACATCGACGCCGATCAGGTGCTGTACGTCGGCGGCGGGAAGTTCCACCCCCTCGGGCTGGCGATGGAACACCCCGACAAGAAGGTCGTGATCTGTGACCCGGTGAACAACGTCGTCACCGTCGCGGACACGGAGAAGTTCATGAAGCAGCGCTACGGCGCGGTCCACCGCGCGATGGACGCCGAGAAGTGGGGCGTCATCTTCTGTACCAAGATCGGGCAGGGGCGCTGGGAGACCGCCGAGCGCATCGTCGACGAGAACGAGAACGCCTACCTGATCACGATGGACGAGGTGACGCCGGACCGCCTGCGCAACTTCGACATGGACGCCTTCGTCAACACGGGCTGTCCCCGCATCACCACCGACGACGGCCCGCAGTTCCACAAGCCGATGCTGACCCCCGGCGAGTACGAGATCGCGATCGGCAACAAGCCGCTGGACGAGCTCTCCTTCGACACGTTCCACGGCACCTGGTAA
- a CDS encoding helix-turn-helix domain-containing protein yields the protein MSISSSRSDGSPAVELEFAFHEPSYPFVRASEVASCRLELEEMIPRGGAYAEFFSVHGTDLAVVEALAESHPAVTVTVIERYDDGGLLEFLVEGGCPAVRLAELGALPRSVVGERGEGRIVAELPASYDAGEVIAAFQSEYGGELVAKRERESFTPLFSNRELDRELERRLTDRQHEVLETAFEAGYYDWPRRTSGAELADRLGISQPTLSEHLTAAERELLGLVFDR from the coding sequence ATGTCAATCAGTTCGAGCAGGAGCGACGGGAGCCCGGCCGTCGAACTGGAGTTCGCGTTTCACGAGCCGTCGTACCCGTTCGTGCGGGCGTCGGAGGTCGCGTCCTGTCGGCTCGAACTCGAGGAGATGATCCCCCGAGGCGGTGCCTACGCGGAGTTCTTCAGCGTGCACGGCACCGATCTGGCGGTCGTCGAGGCGCTCGCCGAGAGCCACCCCGCCGTGACTGTCACGGTGATCGAACGCTACGACGACGGGGGGTTGCTGGAGTTCCTCGTCGAGGGGGGGTGCCCGGCGGTCCGACTGGCGGAGCTGGGCGCGCTCCCCCGATCGGTCGTCGGCGAGCGTGGGGAGGGGCGGATCGTCGCGGAACTGCCCGCGTCGTACGACGCCGGCGAGGTGATCGCGGCGTTCCAGAGCGAGTACGGCGGCGAGCTCGTCGCCAAGCGGGAACGGGAGTCGTTCACGCCGCTTTTCAGCAACCGCGAGCTGGACCGCGAGCTCGAACGCCGGCTGACCGACCGCCAGCACGAGGTGCTCGAAACCGCCTTCGAGGCCGGCTACTACGACTGGCCCCGCCGGACCAGCGGCGCGGAGCTGGCCGACCGGCTGGGGATCAGCCAGCCGACGCTGTCGGAGCATCTGACGGCCGCGGAGCGGGAGCTGCTCGGGCTGGTGTTCGACCGCTGA
- a CDS encoding ABC transporter ATP-binding protein, with amino-acid sequence MSQQLQRDDPTEEETLIDVDGLKKYYGGQGVFAQPPVQAVDGVDFEIKRGETFGLVGESGSGKSTLGRTLIRLEQATEGTVSFDGTDITELTGEDLKQWRRNAQMVFQDPESSLNDRMTVGEIVREPLEAHEWKTDRDRRQRVRELLSKVGLQEEHYFRYPHQFSGGQRQRVGIARALALEPEFVVLDEPVSALDVSVQAKIITLLEDLQEEFDLTYLFIAHDLSVVRHICDRVAVMYLGKIMEIGETEELYESPSNPYTRSLLSAIPRPDPTAEIDRITLPGTPPSPRDPPKGCQFSTRCPAKIRPDEYADLDEEVWDAVERFREIVRERTRVELSLTERVKRRTGGFSKHDDIEEAVDDLFDGVDRPASVEEPIQQAIERVKSGHPEEARELLREEFGGVCDTERPEHYEVGDNGRESYCHRHSPEYEDVDAVLGRETRDE; translated from the coding sequence ATGAGCCAACAGCTTCAGCGCGACGACCCGACGGAGGAGGAGACGCTCATCGACGTCGATGGGCTCAAGAAGTACTACGGCGGCCAGGGCGTGTTCGCCCAGCCGCCGGTTCAGGCCGTCGACGGCGTCGACTTCGAAATCAAACGCGGCGAGACGTTCGGGCTGGTCGGCGAGTCCGGCTCGGGCAAGAGCACGCTCGGGCGGACGCTGATCCGGCTCGAACAGGCCACCGAGGGGACCGTCTCCTTCGACGGCACCGATATCACGGAGCTGACCGGGGAGGACCTCAAGCAGTGGCGCCGGAACGCCCAGATGGTGTTCCAGGACCCCGAGTCCAGCCTCAACGACCGGATGACCGTCGGCGAGATCGTCCGGGAGCCGCTGGAAGCCCACGAGTGGAAGACCGACCGCGACCGACGCCAGCGCGTGCGCGAGCTGCTGTCGAAGGTTGGGCTGCAGGAGGAGCACTACTTCCGCTACCCCCACCAGTTCTCGGGCGGGCAGCGCCAGCGTGTGGGGATCGCCCGCGCGCTCGCGCTCGAACCCGAGTTCGTCGTGCTCGACGAGCCCGTGAGCGCGCTCGACGTCTCCGTGCAGGCGAAGATCATCACGCTGCTCGAGGATCTCCAGGAGGAGTTCGATCTGACCTACCTGTTCATCGCCCACGACCTGAGCGTCGTCCGGCACATCTGTGACCGCGTCGCGGTGATGTACCTGGGGAAGATCATGGAGATCGGCGAGACCGAGGAGCTGTACGAGTCGCCGTCGAACCCGTACACACGGTCGCTGCTGTCGGCGATTCCGCGGCCGGATCCGACGGCGGAGATCGACCGGATCACGCTGCCTGGGACGCCGCCGAGCCCGCGGGACCCGCCGAAAGGCTGTCAGTTCTCGACGCGCTGTCCCGCGAAGATCCGCCCCGACGAGTACGCCGATCTCGACGAGGAGGTGTGGGACGCCGTCGAGCGGTTTCGGGAGATCGTCCGGGAGCGGACCCGTGTCGAGCTCTCGCTCACGGAGCGCGTGAAACGGCGGACGGGTGGGTTCTCGAAACACGACGACATCGAGGAGGCGGTCGACGACCTGTTCGACGGGGTCGACCGGCCCGCCTCGGTCGAGGAGCCGATCCAGCAGGCCATCGAGCGGGTGAAAAGCGGCCATCCCGAGGAGGCACGCGAGCTGCTCCGCGAGGAGTTCGGCGGGGTCTGTGACACCGAGCGTCCGGAACACTACGAAGTCGGCGATAACGGGCGCGAGAGCTACTGTCACCGCCACTCGCCGGAGTACGAGGACGTCGACGCCGTGCTGGGTCGCGAGACCCGTGACGAGTAG